The DNA segment ACGAACCGGTTGACGACTCGGTTGGCGGCGAATGCCCAGGCGATGATGATGACGGACAGCGAGGGCCGTCCGAAGAAGGTATTCAACTGCTCACTGGTCAGCAACACGTTCTGGGTTACCGCCGGAATCTGGGTCAGCAAGTAGACGCCGGCGAGAGCAACCGTCAACACGACCGGAACCCGGAGTTCCCCGACGAGGATGTGATCGTACGCCGTCCGCGTTCGGCTGGTGTAACGTAACAGCGTCCGAAGAACGACGACCTCGAGTATGACTGCGATCCCAACCGAGACACCGACCAGGAGCAGTGTCGCCTGCCAGGCAGGCACCTCCTCGAAGAGAGTCGCCAACAGGGAGATAAGTGAATCGAACATGACTTACTCACGACTGAGAGTGACCTAACTCTTTCTCTCAGTGTCTGAGGCGTCTATTCTCGATCACCGAGGGGAAAGGGGGTCGTTTATCACATCGTGCGGACCCATGTTACCCAATGATCACCCACGGACAGATCGAACGGTGGCTGGACGAAGACATCGGCCACCACGACGTCACGAACGACGTGCCGGGGGAAACGACCGGTCGACTCGTCGCCAAAGAAGCCGGTACCGTCGCCGGTCTCGAGGCCGGTCGTGCCGTCTTCGAGTATCTCGGTGTGACGGTTCTCGAAACGGTCGGCTCGGGAACCGTGATCGAACCGGGTGACGTCGTTCTCCGTGTCGAGGGGCCGGCACGGGACGTCCTTCGCGGCGAGCGTGTCGCCGTCAACCTCGTCGGCCACGCGTCCGGTATCGCAACCCGGACGGCGGCAGTCGTCGACGCCGCTCGAGTCGAATCCGAAACCGTCACCATCGCCGCGACACGCAAAACGACGCCCGGGCTGCGCGGCCTCGAGAAACGGGCGGTCGTCGCCGGCGGGGGCGATACCCACCGTCTCGACCTCTCGCACATGGTCATGATCAAGGACAACCACATCGCCGAGATGGGCCTCGAGCGCGCTATCGAGCACTTCCAGGAAACGGCTTCGTTCGCGACCAAACTCGACGTCGAAGTCGAATCCACCGACGATGCAATCCGGGCCGCTAACGCCGGGGCCGACATCATCTTGCTCGATAACTTCACTCCGGAGGAGCTTCGCGAGGCCGTCGACACCCTCGAGTGCGACCTCGAGCCAGCCGTCGCCGAGCACGTGCTAACCGAAGCTAGCGGGGGAATCACGCTCGAGACGGTCGGCGACTACGCGGCCACTGGCGTCGACATCATCTCGATGGGGTCGCTCACCCACTCCGCGCCGTCGCTCGATCTGTCTTTTCGGACGGGATAGGTTCCACACTAACTACTTCTTCAATAGCTGGTATTGACATAATAATATTTGATCAGCAACACGGGGGAATCGACGTTCACTCGAGTGGCTTTTCCATCGTCACGAAATCGTACGATCGCTCGGGCCGTTCGTGGTATTCGATCGGTTCGTATCCTCGATCGCGGTACCACTCGAGCAAGAACGGATGCTCGTCGAACGTCGTCAACTGGATACAGGCGTAGCCGTGATTTCGCGCATAGCGCTCCATTCGACCGACCAGCGTCGAAGCGATTCCCTCGCCCTGTCTGTCGGGTCGTACCGCCAGCCGCTCGAGATACGGTTCCTCGCGTTCCTCGAGGAGCCGAACGGTCGCGATGGGTTCGTCTTCCTCGTCGAACGCCAGCAGGGTTCGTGCGTCGGCCTCGAGCCAGTCGCCGACGGTTTCGGCGTCGATTTCGGTCATACGAGAGGGAAACCCGAGGGCAGCTGCGCTCGCATAGGCCTGACGGTACAGCCTCGCTACACGGGCTGCATCAGCTGGCCGTGCGGGTCGAATCTGGAGGGATGACACGCTTTCTCTTTGGAAGACGGCAAAAAAGCTCCGTCGAAATCACCCGCAAGGGAAGCCACCATTACAGAACGACACCGACAGTGGATTCGTCGGGAGACGTGATCTCGGGGCCTGTTCCCCCGACCGAGCAAATTGATAGCGATTCCTGGGCGCTTTGGGACACTCGAGCGGTACCGTTTCCCCCTCGAAAATCGCAGTAGTTTCAGGAAACACTATGAATACCCTGGACTGCCTACGCTCAGGAAGCCGTGAAAGACTACCCCGCTATCCCGCACGCGACTGCGGCCCCGGATCGAATCTTCGAATCGGGGCAT comes from the Natronosalvus amylolyticus genome and includes:
- the nadC gene encoding carboxylating nicotinate-nucleotide diphosphorylase translates to MITHGQIERWLDEDIGHHDVTNDVPGETTGRLVAKEAGTVAGLEAGRAVFEYLGVTVLETVGSGTVIEPGDVVLRVEGPARDVLRGERVAVNLVGHASGIATRTAAVVDAARVESETVTIAATRKTTPGLRGLEKRAVVAGGGDTHRLDLSHMVMIKDNHIAEMGLERAIEHFQETASFATKLDVEVESTDDAIRAANAGADIILLDNFTPEELREAVDTLECDLEPAVAEHVLTEASGGITLETVGDYAATGVDIISMGSLTHSAPSLDLSFRTG
- a CDS encoding GNAT family N-acetyltransferase is translated as MSSLQIRPARPADAARVARLYRQAYASAAALGFPSRMTEIDAETVGDWLEADARTLLAFDEEDEPIATVRLLEEREEPYLERLAVRPDRQGEGIASTLVGRMERYARNHGYACIQLTTFDEHPFLLEWYRDRGYEPIEYHERPERSYDFVTMEKPLE